TGCGTGAATCTGATTCCGGGAGTTCAATCCCATTATTGGTGGGAAGGGGAATTGGCCCGGGCTGAAGAGACATTGATGCTGATCAAGACCACGGCAGGGCATCTGGAGGCTCTGGAAAACGCCTTGAACGAGAGCCATGGGTATGAGATCCCTGAGT
This region of Candidatus Omnitrophota bacterium genomic DNA includes:
- a CDS encoding divalent-cation tolerance protein CutA — encoded protein: MVTAGSREEGEKIASHLLGEKLAACVNLIPGVQSHYWWEGELARAEETLMLIKTTAGHLEALENALNESHGYEIPEFLALPVDCASGTYAAWLRGCLG